The proteins below are encoded in one region of Ornithinimicrobium avium:
- a CDS encoding acetoin utilization protein AcuC — translation MAATWVMWDERFTAYDFGPGHPMHPSRLDLTYRLSRSLGLLDHDDVVVKPVEPATDEQLLTVHTPELLAAVKEASADPRSATGRLGVGTEDTPAFAGMHEATSLAVGATLAAVEAVWSGQARHAVNIAGGLHHAMPGAVSGFCVYNDAAVGIRRLLELGARRVLYLDLDVHHGDGVERAFWNEDRVMTVSLHETGRALFPGTGFPGDTGGPRAVDTAVNVALPPGTGDEGWLRAYQAVVPPVVRAFGPDVVVSQHGCDCHYSDPLAHLSVSMDAMAVAYGWVSDLVEEVAGGRWVALGGGGYELVSVVPRAWTHLIGVATGRRVDPATATPQEWRDHVEEYYGREAPELMGDRGGRPIRYGAWEDGYQPEDPVDSAIMATRRAVFPGWGLDPYFD, via the coding sequence ATGGCGGCCACCTGGGTGATGTGGGACGAGCGCTTCACGGCGTACGACTTCGGCCCGGGGCACCCCATGCACCCCTCGCGGCTGGACCTGACGTACCGGCTCTCGCGCTCGCTCGGGCTGCTCGACCACGACGACGTCGTCGTAAAGCCGGTCGAACCGGCAACCGACGAGCAGCTGCTCACCGTGCACACCCCCGAGCTCCTCGCCGCGGTCAAGGAGGCCTCCGCGGACCCGCGCTCCGCCACCGGACGGCTGGGTGTCGGCACGGAGGACACCCCGGCCTTCGCCGGCATGCACGAGGCCACCTCTCTGGCCGTCGGAGCCACGCTCGCCGCCGTCGAGGCGGTCTGGTCAGGGCAGGCTCGGCACGCGGTCAACATCGCGGGCGGGCTGCACCACGCGATGCCGGGGGCGGTCAGCGGCTTCTGCGTCTACAACGACGCCGCCGTCGGCATCCGGCGGCTGCTCGAGCTCGGCGCCCGTCGCGTCCTCTACCTCGACCTGGACGTGCACCACGGCGACGGTGTCGAGCGGGCGTTCTGGAACGAGGACCGGGTGATGACGGTCTCGCTGCACGAGACGGGGCGCGCGCTCTTCCCCGGCACCGGCTTCCCCGGCGACACCGGCGGCCCGAGGGCCGTCGACACGGCGGTCAACGTCGCGCTGCCCCCGGGCACCGGCGACGAGGGCTGGCTGCGCGCCTACCAGGCCGTGGTGCCCCCCGTCGTGCGCGCCTTCGGCCCCGACGTCGTGGTCAGCCAGCACGGCTGCGACTGCCACTACTCCGACCCGCTGGCGCACCTGAGCGTGTCCATGGACGCGATGGCCGTCGCCTACGGATGGGTGTCCGACCTGGTCGAGGAGGTCGCCGGCGGACGCTGGGTGGCGCTCGGGGGAGGCGGCTACGAGCTCGTCTCCGTCGTGCCGCGGGCCTGGACCCACCTCATCGGCGTGGCCACCGGTCGTCGGGTCGACCCGGCGACGGCGACGCCGCAGGAGTGGCGCGACCACGTCGAGGAGTACTACGGCCGGGAGGCGCCCGAGCTGATGGGCGACCGCGGCGGCCGTCCCATCCGCTACGGCGCCTGGGAGGACGGCTACCAGCCCGAGGACCCCGTCGACTCCGCGATCATGGCCACCCGCAGAGCCGTCTTCCCGGGCTGGGGCCTGGACCCCTACTTCGACTGA
- a CDS encoding Ppx/GppA phosphatase family protein, protein MRLGVIDVGSNTVHLLVVDAHPGAHPLPDYSHSVTLRLAEHLTHEGTISAAGASTLARFVTDCTEVAESRGVSRLMGFATSAIREADNTEDVLEQVAAGSGVDLQVLAGEDEARVTFLAVRRWFGWSAGRILNVDIGGGSLEMAVGLDEEPDAAVSLPLGAGRLTRELAGDPPSAADVKDLRRRVRSEIATVHPTLTRAGGPNLTVGTSKTIRSLARVCGSAPQGEGPYVPRTLLRSDLAELVPRLATMTAAERVELPGVSAARAPQLLAGAVVVEAALDLLGVEALSICPWALREGLILRFLDGLPDD, encoded by the coding sequence ATGCGCCTGGGAGTGATCGACGTCGGATCGAACACGGTGCACCTTCTCGTGGTCGACGCCCACCCCGGCGCGCACCCCCTGCCCGACTACTCGCACAGCGTCACGCTGCGACTGGCCGAGCACCTGACCCACGAGGGCACGATCTCGGCCGCGGGCGCGAGCACGCTGGCCCGGTTCGTGACCGACTGCACGGAGGTGGCCGAGAGCCGCGGCGTCTCCCGGCTCATGGGGTTCGCGACCAGCGCGATCCGGGAGGCCGACAACACCGAGGACGTGCTCGAGCAGGTCGCGGCCGGCTCGGGCGTGGACCTGCAGGTGCTGGCCGGCGAGGACGAGGCCCGGGTGACCTTCCTGGCGGTACGCCGCTGGTTCGGCTGGTCCGCCGGCCGGATCCTCAACGTGGACATCGGCGGTGGCTCCCTGGAGATGGCCGTCGGCCTGGACGAGGAGCCGGACGCCGCGGTCTCCCTGCCGCTGGGCGCCGGGCGGCTGACCCGGGAGCTGGCCGGCGACCCCCCGTCGGCGGCCGACGTGAAGGACCTGCGCCGCCGGGTCCGCTCCGAGATCGCCACCGTCCACCCGACGCTCACCCGCGCCGGTGGACCCAACCTGACGGTGGGCACGAGCAAGACGATCCGTTCCCTGGCGCGCGTCTGCGGGTCGGCCCCGCAGGGCGAGGGCCCCTACGTCCCACGCACCCTGCTGCGGTCCGACCTGGCCGAGCTGGTGCCGCGGCTGGCTACCATGACAGCGGCCGAGCGCGTCGAGCTGCCCGGCGTCTCCGCCGCCCGGGCGCCCCAGCTGCTCGCCGGCGCGGTCGTCGTCGAGGCGGCTCTCGACCTCCTCGGGGTCGAGGCGTTGTCCATCTGTCCCTGGGCCCTCCGTGAGGGGCTCATCCTCCGCTTCCTGGACGGTCTACCCGATGACTGA
- a CDS encoding helix-turn-helix domain-containing protein — protein MAEERQLGEMTFMTVAEVAAVMRVSKMTVYRLVHSGELPAVRVGRSFRVPEKAVHAYLEESYHGTA, from the coding sequence ATGGCAGAAGAGCGTCAGCTCGGCGAGATGACGTTCATGACCGTGGCCGAGGTGGCTGCGGTGATGCGCGTGTCCAAGATGACCGTGTACCGTCTGGTGCACTCCGGCGAGCTGCCCGCAGTCCGGGTCGGTCGCTCCTTCCGGGTGCCGGAGAAGGCGGTGCACGCCTACCTCGAGGAGTCCTACCACGGCACGGCCTGA
- the proC gene encoding pyrroline-5-carboxylate reductase, whose amino-acid sequence MTIALLGAGVMGSTLLAALVRSGHDPQDLLVSDTSAERAEEVSRRHGSRAVPAAEAVAAADIVLVAVKPQDMAALVEEVRDAVRPGALVVSIAAGISTDFLERRLPAGTSVVRVMPNTPALVDQGMSALSPGHHCSEEQLELARGLMASVGRVVVLDESHQDAVTAISGSGPAYIFYVVEAMIEAGVLLGLPRDTSTELVVQTLYGAATMIRETGTHPTVLREQVSSPGGTSVAALRALEDHKVRAAFLTAIEAAAVRSRQLSPPPD is encoded by the coding sequence ATGACGATCGCGCTGCTGGGCGCGGGCGTCATGGGGAGCACGCTGCTGGCGGCCCTCGTGCGCTCGGGCCACGACCCCCAGGACCTGCTCGTCTCCGACACGTCGGCCGAGCGTGCCGAGGAGGTCTCCCGCCGGCACGGCTCCCGGGCGGTGCCGGCCGCCGAGGCCGTCGCCGCGGCGGACATCGTGCTGGTGGCCGTCAAGCCCCAGGACATGGCGGCGCTGGTCGAGGAGGTCCGCGACGCTGTCCGGCCCGGGGCGCTGGTCGTCTCGATCGCGGCCGGCATCAGCACCGACTTCCTCGAGCGCCGGCTCCCGGCGGGCACCTCGGTGGTGCGGGTCATGCCCAACACCCCGGCACTGGTCGACCAGGGCATGTCCGCGCTCAGCCCCGGCCACCACTGCTCCGAGGAGCAGCTGGAGCTGGCCCGCGGCCTGATGGCCTCGGTCGGCAGGGTGGTCGTGCTCGACGAGTCCCACCAGGACGCGGTCACCGCGATCAGCGGCAGCGGGCCGGCCTACATCTTCTACGTCGTCGAGGCGATGATCGAGGCCGGCGTCCTGCTCGGGCTGCCGCGGGACACCTCGACCGAGCTGGTCGTGCAGACCCTCTACGGCGCCGCGACGATGATCCGGGAGACCGGGACGCACCCCACGGTGCTGCGCGAGCAGGTCTCCAGCCCCGGCGGCACCAGCGTGGCTGCGCTGAGGGCGCTGGAGGACCACAAGGTCAGGGCCGCGTTCCTGACCGCGATAGAGGCTGCGGCCGTCCGCTCGCGCCAGCTCTCGCCCCCGCCCGACTGA
- a CDS encoding GNAT family N-acetyltransferase: protein MSDIRVRVLEQDEWPIYREVRLRALRESPEAFVASAEEEAEFEDSVWEERMARSRRILAQDGDEVIGVVSVGTGHRTKIAGAGELFGLWVEASRRGSGVARRLMEKAAKVGREVGLRQLLYWVGTDNGRAVAFASSFGFRPTDERRPMRIRGVDDDDADAEELMMVYPLGDTGGVPTSL, encoded by the coding sequence ATGAGTGACATCCGCGTGCGCGTCCTCGAGCAGGACGAGTGGCCGATCTATCGTGAAGTCCGTCTGCGGGCGCTGCGTGAGTCTCCGGAGGCCTTCGTCGCGTCCGCCGAGGAGGAGGCGGAGTTCGAGGACAGCGTGTGGGAGGAGCGGATGGCGCGCTCCCGGCGGATCCTGGCGCAGGACGGTGACGAGGTGATCGGCGTGGTGAGCGTGGGCACCGGCCACCGCACCAAGATCGCGGGCGCGGGAGAGCTCTTCGGGCTCTGGGTAGAGGCGTCCCGGCGTGGCTCGGGGGTGGCGCGCCGGCTCATGGAGAAGGCGGCCAAGGTCGGCCGAGAGGTCGGGCTGCGGCAACTGCTCTACTGGGTGGGCACCGACAACGGGCGCGCGGTCGCGTTCGCCTCCAGCTTCGGTTTCCGGCCCACCGACGAGCGCCGGCCGATGCGGATCCGCGGCGTCGACGACGACGACGCGGACGCCGAGGAGCTGATGATGGTCTACCCGCTGGGCGACACCGGCGGGGTCCCGACCTCCCTCTGA
- a CDS encoding proline dehydrogenase family protein, whose product MDLAHLNPAALMRQTLLGMSRNDQLRQAIEHAPVSRDVVRRFVGGTTTQDVLDVATELADTRRMATIDYLGEDTLDPAMAERTRDAYLDVIAAAAQAGLTQDGAVEVSLKLSALGQALGRDGNAIALENARAICQAAANAGTTVTLDMEDHTTTDLTLSVLRDLRQDWPWVGAVLQSYLYRTEQDCRDLAHEGSRVRLCKGTYKEPESVAFQDKGDVDRSFVRCLKVLMEGEGYPMVASHDPRLVEIATVLADKAQRTPDSFEYQMLLGIRPDEQLRLAAAGARVRVYVPYGDEWYGYLMRRMAERPANLGFFLRGLATKG is encoded by the coding sequence ATGGATCTCGCCCACCTCAATCCCGCCGCGCTGATGCGGCAGACCCTGCTCGGGATGAGCCGCAACGACCAGCTGCGCCAGGCGATCGAGCACGCGCCGGTCAGCCGGGACGTCGTGCGCCGCTTCGTCGGGGGCACCACGACCCAGGACGTGCTCGACGTGGCCACCGAGCTGGCCGACACCCGGCGGATGGCCACCATCGACTACCTCGGTGAGGACACGCTGGACCCGGCGATGGCCGAGCGCACCAGGGACGCCTACCTGGACGTGATCGCGGCGGCCGCGCAGGCCGGGCTCACCCAGGACGGCGCCGTCGAGGTGAGCCTGAAGCTGAGCGCGCTGGGGCAGGCGCTAGGTCGCGACGGCAACGCCATCGCGCTCGAGAACGCCCGGGCGATCTGCCAGGCCGCCGCCAACGCCGGCACCACCGTGACCCTCGACATGGAGGACCACACGACCACCGACCTCACCCTGTCGGTGCTCCGCGACCTGCGCCAGGACTGGCCGTGGGTGGGCGCCGTGCTGCAGAGCTACCTCTACCGCACCGAGCAGGACTGCCGCGACCTCGCCCACGAGGGCTCACGGGTCCGGCTGTGCAAGGGCACCTACAAGGAGCCCGAGTCGGTGGCCTTCCAGGACAAGGGCGACGTCGACCGGTCCTTCGTGCGCTGCCTGAAGGTCCTCATGGAGGGCGAGGGCTACCCGATGGTCGCCAGCCACGACCCCCGGCTGGTGGAGATCGCCACGGTCCTCGCCGACAAGGCGCAGCGCACGCCCGACTCCTTCGAGTACCAGATGCTGCTGGGCATCCGTCCCGACGAACAGCTGCGGCTGGCCGCGGCCGGGGCCCGGGTGCGGGTCTACGTGCCCTACGGCGACGAGTGGTACGGCTACCTGATGCGCCGGATGGCCGAGCGTCCGGCCAACCTCGGCTTCTTCCTGCGCGGACTGGCGACGAAGGGCTGA
- the hemC gene encoding hydroxymethylbilane synthase, with product MTAGMLRPDAAPDRLADVADVADVADRHATGRALRLGTRASELATSQSGWVADHLRAAGYEVELVPVRTVGDVSRASLSEIGGTGVFASALREALHEGTIDLAVHSLKDLPTTPEPGLVVAAVPEREDPRDALVARDGLTLATLPEGARVGTGSPRRAAQLAQLRPDLDVRDIRGNVGTRIAMVRDGELDAVVLACAGLSRLGRLDEATERLDLSTMLPAPGQGALAVECRDGHAALADLPPGVVVTDADLRGLLADALEHPPTRAAVTAERAVLARLEAGCTAPVGAHAAPAGLRPAPAEEAGRTTPPLTLSVFVALRHPQRHEQTGSDPVLLGRTVAEHLLNRPDPTRSADRPDGGPGVSHTGA from the coding sequence ATGACCGCCGGGATGCTGCGCCCGGACGCGGCGCCGGACCGCCTGGCCGACGTGGCCGACGTGGCCGACGTGGCCGACCGGCACGCGACCGGACGCGCGCTGCGCCTGGGCACCCGGGCCAGCGAGCTCGCCACCAGCCAGTCCGGCTGGGTGGCCGACCACCTCCGCGCCGCGGGGTACGAGGTCGAGCTCGTGCCGGTGCGCACCGTGGGCGACGTCTCCCGAGCCAGCCTCTCCGAGATCGGCGGCACCGGCGTCTTCGCCTCCGCGCTGCGCGAGGCGCTGCACGAGGGCACCATCGACCTGGCCGTCCACTCGCTCAAGGACCTGCCGACCACGCCCGAGCCGGGCCTGGTGGTGGCCGCCGTCCCCGAGCGCGAGGACCCGCGCGACGCCCTCGTCGCCCGTGACGGCCTCACGCTCGCGACCCTGCCGGAGGGGGCGAGGGTCGGCACCGGTTCGCCGCGTCGCGCGGCGCAGCTGGCACAGCTGCGTCCCGACCTCGACGTGCGCGACATCCGGGGCAACGTCGGCACCCGCATCGCCATGGTCCGCGACGGCGAGCTGGACGCCGTGGTGCTCGCCTGCGCCGGGCTGTCCCGGCTCGGTCGCCTCGACGAGGCCACCGAGCGGCTCGACCTGAGCACCATGCTCCCCGCGCCCGGGCAGGGTGCGCTCGCGGTCGAGTGCCGCGACGGGCACGCCGCGCTCGCCGACCTGCCTCCTGGCGTCGTCGTCACCGACGCCGACCTCAGGGGCCTGCTCGCCGACGCGCTGGAGCACCCGCCGACCCGCGCTGCCGTCACCGCCGAGCGCGCCGTCCTCGCCCGGCTCGAGGCCGGCTGCACGGCCCCGGTGGGCGCTCACGCCGCGCCGGCAGGTCTGCGGCCCGCGCCCGCGGAGGAGGCGGGCCGCACCACCCCGCCCCTCACCCTCTCCGTCTTCGTCGCGCTGCGGCACCCGCAGCGCCACGAGCAGACCGGGTCCGACCCGGTCCTGCTCGGCCGCACCGTGGCCGAGCACCTGTTGAACCGTCCCGACCCCACCCGGTCCGCCGACCGTCCCGACGGCGGACCCGGGGTCTCACACACCGGAGCGTGA
- a CDS encoding glutamyl-tRNA reductase, translated as MSVLVVGLSHRTAPMELLERAALGAEQARALAMQLHAGDHVEESLVLATCNRLEVVVEAATFHGALVRVGEALAEATGVARQELTPYLYVHHDQRAVAHLFEVACGLDSMAVGESQVLGQLREALRRSQLDRRVGPALNTLLQQALRVGKRAHAETGIDRVSHSLVGVGLALAAEELPSLVSARAVVVGAGAMSGLAVAELRRAGLADLTVVNRTRARADRLAAQHGATAADWSDLPALLGTADLVLTCTGAVGHVVGADELGRARAGAGTTSPLVVLDLALPRDVDPQVATLPEVRLRGLAELRDVLDGAPGGAARHDAVTAVRELVSAEVAGYLTERRAARLAPTLAALRSRAARVVDAEMARLDQRVPDLPDDERHEVRRTVQRVVDKLLHTPTVRVKELASGPEPADYGQVLRELFDLDPNEVAVDAAPALDVADLGGER; from the coding sequence ATGAGCGTGCTCGTCGTCGGGCTGTCGCACCGGACGGCCCCCATGGAGCTGCTCGAGCGCGCCGCGCTCGGGGCCGAGCAGGCGCGCGCACTGGCGATGCAGCTGCACGCGGGCGACCACGTCGAGGAGTCGCTCGTCCTGGCCACCTGCAACAGGCTCGAGGTCGTGGTCGAGGCTGCCACCTTCCACGGTGCCCTCGTCCGGGTCGGCGAGGCGCTCGCCGAGGCGACCGGAGTCGCGCGCCAGGAGCTCACCCCTTACCTCTACGTCCACCACGACCAGCGGGCCGTGGCGCACCTGTTCGAGGTGGCCTGCGGGCTGGACTCGATGGCCGTCGGCGAGAGCCAGGTGCTCGGTCAGCTGCGCGAGGCGCTCCGTCGCAGCCAGCTCGACCGCCGCGTCGGGCCCGCCCTCAACACCCTTCTCCAGCAGGCGCTGCGCGTGGGCAAGCGCGCGCACGCCGAGACCGGCATCGACCGGGTCTCGCACTCCCTGGTGGGCGTCGGCCTGGCGCTGGCGGCCGAGGAGCTGCCCTCGCTCGTGTCGGCACGGGCCGTGGTCGTCGGGGCCGGCGCCATGTCCGGCCTGGCGGTGGCCGAGCTGCGGCGGGCCGGCCTCGCCGACCTCACGGTGGTCAACCGCACCCGCGCCCGTGCCGACCGGCTCGCCGCCCAGCACGGCGCCACCGCCGCGGACTGGTCGGACCTGCCCGCGCTGCTCGGAACCGCCGACCTCGTCCTCACCTGCACCGGGGCCGTGGGCCACGTCGTCGGGGCCGACGAGCTCGGCCGCGCCCGGGCCGGGGCGGGCACCACCTCGCCGCTGGTCGTCCTCGACCTCGCCCTTCCGCGCGACGTCGACCCGCAGGTCGCGACCCTGCCCGAGGTCCGGCTCCGGGGGCTGGCGGAGCTGCGCGACGTGCTCGACGGCGCGCCCGGAGGGGCGGCCCGGCACGACGCGGTGACCGCCGTCCGGGAGCTGGTGAGCGCCGAGGTGGCCGGCTACCTGACCGAGCGCCGCGCCGCCCGCCTCGCCCCGACCCTGGCCGCCCTGCGCAGCCGGGCCGCCCGCGTCGTCGACGCGGAGATGGCGCGGCTGGACCAGCGGGTCCCGGACCTGCCCGACGACGAGCGCCACGAGGTGCGCCGCACCGTCCAGCGCGTGGTCGACAAGCTGCTGCACACCCCGACCGTCCGGGTCAAGGAGCTCGCCTCGGGGCCGGAGCCGGCCGACTACGGGCAGGTGCTGCGCGAGCTGTTCGACCTGGACCCCAACGAGGTGGCGGTGGACGCCGCCCCCGCGCTCGACGTGGCGGACCTCGGAGGTGAGCGATGA
- a CDS encoding redox-sensing transcriptional repressor Rex — translation MAESTRRGVPEATVGRLPGYLRALTDLADAGRGSVSSEDLAQLLGIRSAQVRKDLSALGSYGVRGVGYDVARLCDQIAAELGLARQRAVVIVGLGNLGRALAAYGGLAPRGFEVVALVDNDPALVGTTVGGLPARRLDELDRGAGTLDVGVITTPAEAAQEVADTLVGLGVRSILNFAPVVLRVPDGVHVRAVDLSTELQILAFHEHQRLLADARGDEVG, via the coding sequence ATGGCCGAGTCCACCCGACGAGGAGTCCCCGAGGCGACCGTCGGACGGCTGCCCGGCTATCTGCGCGCCCTGACCGACCTGGCCGACGCCGGCCGTGGCTCGGTCTCCAGCGAGGACCTCGCCCAGCTCCTGGGCATCCGCTCGGCGCAGGTGCGCAAGGACCTCTCCGCCCTCGGCTCCTACGGGGTCCGCGGCGTCGGCTACGACGTGGCCCGCCTCTGCGACCAGATCGCCGCCGAGCTGGGCCTGGCCCGGCAGCGGGCGGTCGTGATCGTCGGCCTGGGCAACCTGGGCCGGGCGCTGGCCGCCTACGGCGGGCTGGCGCCGCGTGGCTTCGAGGTCGTCGCCCTGGTCGACAACGACCCCGCGCTGGTCGGCACGACGGTCGGCGGACTGCCGGCGCGACGCCTGGACGAGCTGGACCGGGGCGCGGGCACGCTCGACGTCGGGGTCATCACCACGCCCGCGGAGGCCGCCCAGGAGGTCGCCGACACGCTCGTCGGGCTCGGGGTGCGCTCCATCCTCAACTTCGCCCCTGTCGTCCTGCGCGTCCCCGACGGCGTGCACGTGCGCGCGGTGGACCTGTCCACCGAGCTGCAGATCCTGGCCTTCCACGAGCACCAGCGGCTGCTCGCCGACGCCCGGGGGGACGAGGTCGGATGA
- a CDS encoding 30S ribosomal protein bS22, whose translation MGSVIKKRRKRMAKKKHRKLLRKTRHQRRNKK comes from the coding sequence ATGGGCTCTGTGATCAAGAAGCGCCGCAAGCGGATGGCGAAGAAGAAGCACCGCAAGCTGCTGCGCAAGACGCGTCACCAGCGTCGCAACAAGAAGTGA
- a CDS encoding glutaredoxin family protein, translated as MGWLARLRRPRRPPAEVVVLTRRGCHLCADMEQVVSRVLGAGTARPAHLRIVDLDDAGREDPALLAHYDTLVPVLLVDGVEVARWVVDERDVRAALGRRRRP; from the coding sequence ATGGGGTGGCTCGCCCGGCTGCGCCGTCCCCGGCGTCCCCCTGCGGAGGTGGTCGTGCTCACCCGTCGGGGCTGCCACCTGTGCGCCGACATGGAGCAGGTGGTGTCCCGGGTGCTGGGGGCGGGCACCGCCCGTCCGGCGCACCTGCGCATCGTCGACCTGGACGACGCGGGTCGGGAGGACCCGGCGCTGCTCGCGCACTACGACACCCTCGTGCCGGTGCTGCTGGTCGACGGGGTCGAGGTGGCCCGCTGGGTGGTCGACGAGCGCGATGTGCGCGCGGCGCTGGGGCGCCGGCGCAGGCCCTGA
- a CDS encoding sugar phosphate isomerase/epimerase family protein has translation MTDFPHIPVHLSSSSVYPENAAYCFDLAQRLGYDGVEVMVWTDPVTQEAGALKSLAELHGLQIGAIHAPTLLLAQRLWGWDPWGKIERALDLAAEVDAQCVVVHPPFRWQRGYAEGFVEGVAERQERWGIKLAVENMFPWRSGARAMQAYLPGPDPRDFPYSAVTLDISHAATAGVDALQLAEDLGDRVCHVHLGDSFGSFKDEHLVPGRGNQRCSEVLGHLVSSGFDGVVTLEVGTRKLGTKAREAALAESLAFARQHLGQHDGPGARDVG, from the coding sequence ATGACTGACTTCCCGCACATCCCTGTCCATCTCTCCTCGTCCTCGGTCTATCCCGAGAACGCCGCCTACTGCTTCGACCTGGCCCAGCGGCTCGGCTACGACGGCGTGGAGGTGATGGTCTGGACCGACCCCGTGACGCAGGAGGCCGGTGCGCTGAAGTCGCTGGCCGAGCTGCACGGTCTGCAGATCGGGGCGATCCACGCCCCGACCCTGCTCCTCGCCCAGCGGCTGTGGGGGTGGGACCCGTGGGGCAAGATCGAGAGGGCGCTCGACCTGGCCGCGGAGGTCGACGCGCAGTGCGTCGTCGTCCACCCGCCGTTCCGGTGGCAGCGAGGCTACGCCGAGGGCTTCGTCGAGGGCGTGGCCGAGCGGCAGGAGAGGTGGGGCATCAAGCTGGCGGTGGAGAACATGTTCCCGTGGCGCTCGGGCGCGCGGGCGATGCAGGCCTACCTCCCGGGGCCGGACCCACGCGACTTCCCCTACAGCGCCGTCACCCTGGACATCTCGCACGCGGCCACCGCCGGCGTCGACGCGCTCCAGCTGGCCGAGGACCTCGGCGACCGCGTCTGCCACGTGCACCTGGGCGACTCCTTCGGCTCCTTCAAGGACGAGCACCTCGTGCCGGGCCGCGGCAACCAGCGCTGCTCGGAGGTGCTCGGGCACCTGGTCAGCTCCGGCTTCGACGGCGTGGTCACCCTCGAGGTGGGCACCCGCAAGCTCGGCACCAAGGCCCGCGAGGCGGCCCTGGCCGAGTCGCTCGCCTTCGCCCGTCAGCACCTGGGCCAGCACGACGGTCCGGGCGCGCGGGACGTCGGCTGA